A single genomic interval of Helianthus annuus cultivar XRQ/B chromosome 13, HanXRQr2.0-SUNRISE, whole genome shotgun sequence harbors:
- the LOC110897931 gene encoding uncharacterized protein LOC110897931: protein MGAGGPVEQENKWPLWLKPLLRENFFVQCKLHADSHKSECNMYCLDCVNGALCSVCLNHHQDHRAIQIRRSSYHDVIRVSEIQKFLDISSVQTYVINSAKVVFLNERPQPRPGKGVTNTCEVCDRGLLDSFRFCSLGCKIVGTSVNFQRNMKISPEKKHLIMAVSDSDDSNNSASHLRQWSNHTNTRIHSFSPSTPPRNATSFKTAKRRKGIPHRSPMGGLIIEC from the exons ATG GGTGCAGGAGGACCTGTTGAACAAGAAAACAAATGGCCGCTGTGGTTGAAACCTCTTCTCCGTGAAAACTTCTTTGTGCAATGCAAATTACACGCGGATTCGCATAAATCCGAATGTAATATGTATTGTTTGGATTGTGTTAATGGTGCTTTGTGTTCTGTTTGTCTTAATCATCATCAAGATCACCGCGCTATTCAG ATACGGAGATCATCATATCATGATGTGATTAGGGTGTCAGAGATTCAAAAGTTTTTGGACATCAGTTCGGTACAAACTTATGTTATCAACAGTGCAAAGGTTGTGTTCTTGAACGAACGGCCACAACCTAGGCCGGGCAAAGGTGTTACAAACACATGTGAGGTTTGTGACCGAGGCCTGCTTGATTCTTTCCGATTTTGCTCACTCGGATGCAAG attgtTGGGACGTCTGTGAATTTCCAAAGAAATATGAAGATTTCGCCCGAGAAAAAGCATCTGATAATGGCGGTTTCGGATTCAGATGACTCAAACAACAGCGCTAGCCATCTCAGACAGTGGAGCAACCACACAAACACCAGAATTCACAGTTTCTCTCCGTCAACGCCTCCGCGGAATGCCACAAGCTTCAAGACAGCCAAGAGGAGAAAGGGTATTCCTCATAGATCACCCATGGGAGGACTGATCATAGAATGTTAA